GCACCTGACTTTGGAAAAAGCTACTATCGCGCCGCTTTACCATTGACAGCTGAACAGGGAGATACTCACGATTCCTCATAAAGAAAAATCGTGTCCATCTCCCTGTCCCGTGAATACACAGGAGGGTTATTTCAAAGAACTTCGTATCCAATAGAGGCGATGCTCTCAACCCCTGGGGGAAAAAAGACATCGCCTTCACTGCATTTTCAAACTAGGTTTGAGAATCTACAGTAAAGACGTGCAACAGGATAGAATCCTGAACAATACTCTACTGAAGATTATATTACACTATTGGAGAAGCTGCAAGACAGCCTGTGATCTCTGATTTGCCTGGGCAAGCATTGCATTGCTAGCCTGGGTTAAAATCTGGTTTTTTGTGAAATCAACAGTTTCTTTTGCCATGTCCAGGTCTCTTATCCGGGATTCAGCGGCCTGCAGGTTCTCTGCGCCGATATCGATTCCCTTGATTGCCATTTCCAGTCTGTTCTGGTAAGCGCCCAGGTCAGCTCTTTGTTTGTTTACAGTTTTAAGAGCTGAGTCCAGTACACCGATGTTTCTGTTTGACTGTTCAGGAGTAGAAATGGACATAATTTCACCGCTACCGAGTCCGCGTAATCCAAGTGCTTCTGCAGTCATGGTTCCAATATAAACCTGTTCTCTCTGATCCATATTGGCTCCAATATGAAACCACATAGAAGAGGTAACAGTATTAAAACCGTTATCAGAAGCAAAACGTCCGGTCAGCATGTTCATTCCATTAAACTGAGCATGTGATGCAACTCTGTCCAATTCGTCCACCAGCTGGGAGACTTCCACTTGTATCTGCATTCTGTCTTCTGCAGTGTAGATACCGTTTGAAGCCTGGACAGCCAGTTCTCTGACTCTCTGGATAATGTCAGTCGACTCCTGAAGATAGCCTTCAGAAGTCTGGATGAATGAGATGCCATCAGATGCGTTGCGGGAAGCCTGGTTCAAACCACGAATCTGAGATCTCATTTTCTCGGATACTGCCAGACCGGAAGCATCATCACCAGCCTTGTTGATTCGCATACCCGAGGACAGTTTCCCCATGTTTGACGCCGTATTCGTATTGGCGATTCCGAGGTTTCTGTTCGCAGTCATTGCACTGATGTTGTGATTAATTATCATATATTCCTCCATGAATATTGAATATGGGCATCCTTGCCCGGAGAGTTTTAATACTCTCTATAATTCATATCGTCATGAGGATTGAAATAACTTGAAAAAAAAATTAAGTTTTTTTAATTTTGTCCGACAAGTCGGAGATTCGATGTCCGACTTTAGGGGTTATTTGACTTATTTTCAATAAATTCGAGATACTCTGTCGCTATTGGGTCTTCCGGGTCTAAGGCCAGAACGGTTCTGAAGAAGGCTGAGGCTTCTTCTTTCTTGTTTTCTTTGAGGCAAAGTATTCCCATATTGGAGATTATCTTTAAATCTTCAGAATTAAGGGCCAATGCCTCCTGCAGGTATTGGCGGCTCTTGTCGTATTCTCCGAGCTCCAGGGTGCAGATAGCAAGTTCATTCAGTATCTCAGTTTGAGGTCCCTTGAGTTCCGCCGCCCTTAAAAAACATTGGAATCCCTCTTCAAATTGAGACATTTTACGCAGGGCCCAGCCCTTGAGAAACCAGGCATTCCATACTTGTGAATTTTCATCAAGAAAATGCTTGATGAGATCTAATCCTTCTTGATTCCTGTCTTCACTCACCAGGCTGTAGGCTTCCCGATACAATTCATCAGTATCTTTGAGTTCTGAGCATTCTCTCATCAGTTTTTCAGCCTCACTGCGTTTCTTTTCGTCATCTCCCATGCTGAGATAGCTGAATGCAAGTTCATAACTGCGTTTGAAGTCCTGCCTGTTATAGAAAAACCAGGAGGCATTAAAATATATATCCGGTAGATCCTCTGCCTCTCCAAGAAGCTCTGAATACATAGTCTCCACTTTAAGTTTGAGATCATTGAAGGATGATGATGTTTTCTCTTTCATATTATTCAGTTTGTTTTCATAAAGAAGAACAAGATTAAGCCTGCTGCGCAGATCCTGAGGATCTAAGCCGATGAGGGCCAGGAATATTTCCTCTGCCAGTTCATAGTCAGAGCTTTGGGCCTTTATTATTGCAGATTGGGTCAGTTCCGCAGTGATTTCCGGGCGTGTTGATTTTATGAAAATTCGGAAGTAGGGGAGATCCTCGTTATCCGGGTCATAGGCCAATATTTTAAGCATTCCTGAAATGATCATTTCCCAGCTTAAATTTTCTGCCTTCCAGTCAGAAGGGTTCATTCCTTCGGGGATTTCAATGGGGAGCAGTACTTTGGGATCAAGATCCATGGATCCAATTTTATGGCTTATATCTTCAGGAACGGATATGTAGATAATTTGATTGAGTTTATTATTTTTCATTCTAATAATGTAACGAATTAACGGTTAAGAAGGAAGTTATTAATCAACACTTTATAGGCTAAAGGCAAAGCTTCTAAAGTAAAATGAAGGATAATGGCAGCCAAATCCCTTCTTCCTTGAACTTCTTCAAAGCGGAGTATTCGACCAACGATGCTTAAGGTCTCACCTTTCTTGTTTAAAATTTTAATTTCTGCAGTTTTATTCAGTAAAAACTTTGCATTACCATGGATGATGATCTTGGTACCGGAAAATGAAAGATCTCTTAAAATCCCCTTTCTGGGTATGTTATCAACAATGATCATGCAGTTTTTAGATCCGAGATCCATTCTTTTCATGTTCTCAACAGTAATGAGAAGTCGCTCTTCTTTTCTTTTGGAGGCATTTACGTTGGCTTCCAGTAGGAAACCCAGAATTTCGATGAGGTTATCCGGTGGCTTTGTAAAGTATTTTATGGTGCAAAAGAAAAGGTCTGACTGAGTCTCTGAGTATTTTGTAAAATTTGACAAGCGACCCTGAATGAAAAAATTCAATTCTTCCGGTTTGGGCAGATCATCCTTTAAGAATGAGAGCCTGAGAGAAAGGTTGGTTTCATTCTTGATAATCTCCTGGAGTAAGATTTGGGGCAGGGACACAATGATTCTGGCTGATTCCAGACTGGTCGCATAAAGAATGCAGGGACAGGGACCCTCTTTGAGTTTAAGAAAAACCTTCTTGGGTTGGAGACCCGTGGTTTTACTCACGTCCTTATTAAAGGTTACTTCAATACTGCGGAATTTATTATATAGATCAGTAATTATCTGGTTTGTTACAATAGCCATAAATGTATATGAGAACTTTAATCGTATTTTGTCCTATGGTCAATTCAATTGGATAATAATCGAAAAAACCCGCAGTGCCGTTTGGGGAATTCATCCTCTTGAACTCAATTGTTCAAGTGGGCTTCCGTTCCAGGACGTCCTGTTTCTCCGCAAGGGATAGCAATTCAGTCCTAAGCATTCGGGAATCCCATGGATATGACTTGTCGCAAGAGAAATATCCCTGAAACACGTACACCGCAGGCAAAATTATTCGTTCACACTGGTATCCAGTACATCTAATACTCTCTGAAAAGCCCGGTCAACCTCTTCTGTAATTACAATATCAGTTTGGGGGAGAGTGTCGTCAGTGCCTGTTTTATATTGGGAATTTTTAAGACTGATCAGTTCATCTACAATGTATATGCTCGACAGGATCGAAAGCTTCAACTGATCAACCGATTTATGCTTATCCCTGGTTTCTTCAATTTTCTTGTTTAAAAACCAGATAACCTGCTTAAGCTGGGTGGAATCATCCTTTGCTTTCAAAGTAAGATTTACACCCAAAATATTCACTGTAAGCAGGTCATCACTCATTTTCAGAATATTTCCAGGTTCTGTGGATATCCTGAGTTTTTGTCTTCTTCAGACTTGATTGAGGCGGGTTTTTTGATGATTTCCTCTTCAGATTCTGTTGTATTCTCAAAAGAAGACTCTACCGCTGTCAAAGATTCTTCTATGACAGGGGCTTCATCCTGAGAATTTTCTGATTCAATTTCCAACTGTTCCGATTGATTGCCTGATTCATCACTTACAGCCTTATCATCGCTGAATTCTAATTCAGATTTTTCATCAGATGACTTGTCATCTTCTGATTCATCCGCAAGAGAAACCTCGATGGTTTCTTCTATCGATTCTTCTTCCTGAGAAGCTTCCTC
This sequence is a window from Oceanispirochaeta sp.. Protein-coding genes within it:
- a CDS encoding flagellin; protein product: MIINHNISAMTANRNLGIANTNTASNMGKLSSGMRINKAGDDASGLAVSEKMRSQIRGLNQASRNASDGISFIQTSEGYLQESTDIIQRVRELAVQASNGIYTAEDRMQIQVEVSQLVDELDRVASHAQFNGMNMLTGRFASDNGFNTVTSSMWFHIGANMDQREQVYIGTMTAEALGLRGLGSGEIMSISTPEQSNRNIGVLDSALKTVNKQRADLGAYQNRLEMAIKGIDIGAENLQAAESRIRDLDMAKETVDFTKNQILTQASNAMLAQANQRSQAVLQLLQ
- a CDS encoding cell division protein ZapB, with the translated sequence MITFDQIQLLEKKVSDAVQLIKKLKKENSEMKEELTLLEEMIAELESQKISLTSEHEVIEKGIFEALNQFDELDDGSGDDETAEEEITSETISASEDTEIAQPQVIFKEEASQEEESIEETIEVSLADESEDDKSSDEKSELEFSDDKAVSDESGNQSEQLEIESENSQDEAPVIEESLTAVESSFENTTESEEEIIKKPASIKSEEDKNSGYPQNLEIF
- a CDS encoding PilZN3 domain-containing protein, coding for MAIVTNQIITDLYNKFRSIEVTFNKDVSKTTGLQPKKVFLKLKEGPCPCILYATSLESARIIVSLPQILLQEIIKNETNLSLRLSFLKDDLPKPEELNFFIQGRLSNFTKYSETQSDLFFCTIKYFTKPPDNLIEILGFLLEANVNASKRKEERLLITVENMKRMDLGSKNCMIIVDNIPRKGILRDLSFSGTKIIIHGNAKFLLNKTAEIKILNKKGETLSIVGRILRFEEVQGRRDLAAIILHFTLEALPLAYKVLINNFLLNR
- a CDS encoding cell division protein ZapA; this translates as MSDDLLTVNILGVNLTLKAKDDSTQLKQVIWFLNKKIEETRDKHKSVDQLKLSILSSIYIVDELISLKNSQYKTGTDDTLPQTDIVITEEVDRAFQRVLDVLDTSVNE
- a CDS encoding tetratricopeptide repeat protein, whose amino-acid sequence is MKNNKLNQIIYISVPEDISHKIGSMDLDPKVLLPIEIPEGMNPSDWKAENLSWEMIISGMLKILAYDPDNEDLPYFRIFIKSTRPEITAELTQSAIIKAQSSDYELAEEIFLALIGLDPQDLRSRLNLVLLYENKLNNMKEKTSSSFNDLKLKVETMYSELLGEAEDLPDIYFNASWFFYNRQDFKRSYELAFSYLSMGDDEKKRSEAEKLMRECSELKDTDELYREAYSLVSEDRNQEGLDLIKHFLDENSQVWNAWFLKGWALRKMSQFEEGFQCFLRAAELKGPQTEILNELAICTLELGEYDKSRQYLQEALALNSEDLKIISNMGILCLKENKKEEASAFFRTVLALDPEDPIATEYLEFIENKSNNP